From the genome of Salvelinus alpinus chromosome 19, SLU_Salpinus.1, whole genome shotgun sequence, one region includes:
- the LOC139545596 gene encoding uncharacterized protein encodes MKTTEMLEPKETGVLLVRQGSKAIRVRGVRLASQGFLVSEVKLVPKASRVKTERSASREWLERKGQRATGELQAAMGSRDLKDPGAVVDSLVFLVYLESRVLEATLRLGEQKESLGTPGSAGIPASKGDRGFSGLGGEPGQAGPPGTPGPAGKPGQDGSPGPPGDKSFTGKVGMEGPQGPVGMYVSVTCPPPKGVLVGLPAYVSFIYNLQS; translated from the exons ATGAAGACAACGGAGATGCTGGAACCAAAGGAGACAGG AGTTCTGTTGGTGCGTCAGGGATCCAAGGCCATCAGGGTGAGAGGGGTCAGATTGGCCTCTCAGGGCTTCCTGGTCTCAGAGGTCAAGCTGGTCCCCAAGGCATCCAG GGTGAAGACGGAGAGGTCGGCCTCCAGGGAGTGGTTGGAAAGGAAGGGTCAAAG GGCCACAGGGGAGCTCCAGGCCGCAATGGGAAGTCGGGACCTAAAGGACCCAGG GGCCGTGGTGGACAGCCTGGTCTTTTTGGTATACCTAGAATCCCG GGTTTTAGAGGCCACATTGAGACTGGGGGAGCAGAAGGAAAGCCTG GGTACTCCTGGCTCTGCTGGCATTCCTGCATCTAAAGGAGACAGA GGATTCTCAGGCCTGGGGGGAGAGCCAGGACAAGCAGGTCCCCCAGGCACTCCT GGTCCTGCAGGAAAGCCTGGACAAGACGGCAGTCCTGGGCCACCTGGTGATAAG agCTTCACAGGGAAAGTTGGCATGGAGGGTCCCCAAGGGCCAGTGGGCATGTATGTAAGTGTTACTTGTCCACCCCCAAAAGGTGTTCTAGTGGGATTACCAGCCTATGTTTCATTTATCTATAATTTACAATCTTAG